Proteins encoded within one genomic window of Thermococcus celer Vu 13 = JCM 8558:
- a CDS encoding ADP-dependent ribose-1-phosphate kinase, producing the protein MVGLDVVGIGNLNYDIIMLVDHFPEFHEKVNAGEAFFGLGGAAANTISWLATFGLRTGYIGAVGRDEIGGAHLAYFRKLGVDTGGIKVVDVPSGVAVAMVHGEDKRIVKYPGANLMKEVDPGYISRARHVHLSSNPHAIIERVVNFANERGITVSLDIGEAELPGEIEERVDYLMMNEDEYRRKFGSLDLSLSRARNLVVTLNGGGALVRDENGNVHEIRGLSARVVDSTGAGDSFDAGVIYGILNGWSLEDAARLGMVLAYLTVQKVGARSAIVPLEKAMEVARENGIELPFKEL; encoded by the coding sequence GTGGTCGGGTTGGACGTTGTGGGAATCGGAAACCTCAACTACGACATCATAATGCTGGTGGATCACTTCCCGGAGTTTCACGAGAAGGTCAACGCGGGGGAGGCCTTCTTCGGATTAGGTGGTGCCGCGGCGAACACGATAAGCTGGCTGGCGACATTCGGTTTGAGAACCGGTTACATCGGAGCCGTTGGTCGGGACGAGATAGGGGGGGCACACCTGGCGTACTTCAGGAAGCTCGGCGTGGACACCGGCGGAATAAAAGTCGTTGACGTCCCCTCGGGCGTGGCCGTGGCGATGGTGCACGGTGAGGACAAGAGGATAGTAAAGTACCCCGGCGCCAACCTGATGAAGGAGGTGGATCCAGGTTACATCTCCAGGGCAAGACACGTTCACCTCTCATCCAACCCCCACGCAATAATAGAGAGGGTGGTGAACTTCGCGAATGAGAGGGGTATAACCGTCTCCCTCGACATAGGAGAGGCAGAGCTCCCGGGGGAGATAGAGGAGCGGGTTGACTACCTCATGATGAACGAGGACGAGTACCGGAGGAAGTTCGGCTCCCTCGACCTCTCGCTTTCCCGGGCCAGAAACCTCGTGGTAACGCTGAACGGCGGCGGGGCCCTGGTGAGGGACGAGAACGGAAACGTTCACGAGATAAGGGGGCTGAGCGCCCGCGTTGTGGATTCAACCGGGGCCGGAGATTCCTTCGATGCGGGCGTCATCTACGGGATTCTAAACGGCTGGTCGCTCGAGGATGCCGCCAGGCTGGGCATGGTGCTGGCCTACCTCACCGTCCAGAAGGTCGGCGCCAGAAGCGCCATCGTCCCGCTGGAGAAGGCCATGGAAGTTGCCCGGGAGAACGGCATCGAACTGCCCTTCAAGGAACTGTAA
- the porA gene encoding pyruvate synthase subunit PorA has protein sequence MPVRKVMKANEAAAWAARLAKPKVIAAFPITPSTLVPEKISEFVANGELDAEFIKVESEHSAISACVGASAAGVRTFTATASQGLALMHEILFIAAGMRLPIVVAVGNRSLSAPINIWNDWQDSISERDTGWLQFYAENNQEALDLILIAFKVAEDERVLLPAMVGFDAFILTHTVEPVEIPDQEAVDEFLGEYVPKHAYLDPAKPITQGTLAFPAHYMEARYTVWEANENAKKVIDEVFAEFEKRFGRKYQKIEEYRTDDAEIILVTMGSLAGTVKEYVDHLREKGVKVGAAKLTVYRPFPTEEVRELAKKAKVLALLEKNVTFSVGGALFQDFSRALINESEKPRIVDFILGLGGRDVTFRDLDEVMDISKRALAGEEFDEVNWIGLRKEVL, from the coding sequence ATGCCGGTTAGAAAGGTTATGAAGGCCAACGAAGCCGCCGCATGGGCGGCCAGGCTCGCCAAACCGAAGGTCATAGCGGCGTTTCCGATTACCCCGTCCACGCTGGTCCCCGAGAAGATCAGCGAGTTCGTGGCGAACGGAGAGCTCGACGCGGAGTTCATCAAGGTCGAGAGCGAGCACTCCGCCATTTCCGCGTGCGTCGGTGCCTCGGCGGCCGGGGTTAGGACCTTTACCGCGACTGCCTCCCAGGGTCTGGCTTTGATGCACGAGATACTCTTCATAGCGGCGGGAATGCGCCTTCCCATCGTCGTGGCCGTCGGAAACCGCTCCCTGTCGGCTCCGATTAACATCTGGAACGACTGGCAGGACAGCATAAGCGAGAGGGACACCGGCTGGCTCCAGTTCTACGCCGAGAACAACCAGGAGGCCCTGGACCTCATCCTGATAGCCTTCAAGGTCGCCGAGGACGAGCGCGTTCTCCTCCCCGCCATGGTCGGCTTCGACGCCTTCATCCTGACCCACACGGTCGAGCCCGTCGAGATACCCGACCAGGAGGCGGTTGACGAGTTCCTCGGCGAGTACGTTCCGAAGCACGCCTACCTCGACCCGGCGAAGCCGATAACCCAGGGCACCCTCGCCTTCCCGGCCCACTACATGGAAGCCAGATACACCGTCTGGGAGGCCAACGAGAACGCCAAGAAGGTCATCGACGAGGTATTCGCTGAGTTCGAGAAGAGGTTCGGCAGGAAGTATCAGAAGATAGAGGAGTACAGGACGGACGATGCCGAAATAATCCTCGTCACCATGGGCTCCCTCGCTGGAACCGTCAAGGAGTACGTCGACCACCTCAGGGAGAAGGGAGTAAAGGTCGGCGCCGCGAAGCTCACCGTCTACAGGCCGTTCCCGACGGAGGAGGTCAGGGAACTCGCGAAGAAGGCAAAGGTTCTCGCCCTGCTCGAGAAGAACGTCACCTTCAGCGTTGGTGGCGCCCTCTTCCAGGACTTCAGCAGGGCCCTGATAAACGAGAGCGAGAAGCCCAGGATAGTAGACTTCATCCTCGGCCTCGGTGGCAGGGACGTCACCTTCAGGGACCTCGACGAGGTCATGGATATCTCAAAGAGGGCCCTCGCCGGAGAGGAGTTTGACGAGGTCAACTGGATAGGACTTAGGAAGGAGGTACTGTGA
- a CDS encoding Mrp/NBP35 family ATP-binding protein yields MTIKAPTLNVAGLGADPLAQRISEKQTKWKYKIAVLSGKGGVGKSTVAVNLAAALAKKGYFVGVLDADIHGPNVAKMLGVDRAEVLAEKREDGGFEMIPPMNDFMGQTTPIKVMSMGFLVPEDQPIIWRGSLVTKAIKQLLGDVKWGELDFMIIDFPPGTGDEILTVTQSLQLDAAIIVTTPQEVALLDTGKAVNMMKKMEVPYIAVVENMSYLICPHCGNEIDLFGRGGGRKLAEKEGVDFLGEIPIDLKAREASDAGIPIVLYGDTVAAKAFVGIVDKLVKKLGEMKGESSESE; encoded by the coding sequence ATGACCATCAAGGCTCCCACACTCAACGTGGCAGGATTGGGCGCTGATCCGCTCGCCCAGAGGATAAGCGAGAAGCAGACGAAGTGGAAATACAAGATAGCCGTCTTGAGCGGCAAGGGTGGCGTCGGCAAGAGCACCGTCGCGGTCAACCTCGCGGCGGCCCTGGCGAAGAAGGGCTACTTCGTCGGTGTGCTCGACGCCGACATACACGGCCCCAACGTGGCGAAGATGCTGGGCGTCGATAGGGCGGAGGTTCTCGCGGAAAAGCGCGAGGACGGCGGCTTCGAGATGATACCCCCCATGAACGATTTCATGGGCCAGACGACGCCGATAAAGGTAATGAGCATGGGCTTCCTGGTGCCCGAGGACCAGCCCATCATCTGGCGCGGCTCGCTCGTTACCAAGGCGATAAAACAGCTCCTCGGCGACGTGAAGTGGGGCGAGCTCGACTTCATGATAATCGACTTCCCACCCGGAACCGGTGACGAGATACTCACGGTGACGCAGTCGTTACAGCTCGACGCGGCCATAATAGTCACGACACCGCAGGAGGTGGCGCTTCTCGACACGGGCAAGGCAGTCAACATGATGAAGAAGATGGAAGTGCCGTACATAGCGGTCGTTGAGAACATGAGCTACCTGATCTGCCCGCACTGCGGCAACGAGATAGACCTCTTCGGCAGGGGCGGCGGTAGGAAGCTCGCCGAGAAGGAGGGTGTTGACTTCCTCGGTGAGATACCCATAGACCTCAAGGCCAGGGAGGCGAGCGACGCGGGTATTCCGATAGTCCTCTACGGGGACACCGTTGCAGCTAAGGCCTTTGTGGGGATAGTGGACAAGCTCGTGAAGAAACTCGGGGAAATGAAGGGGGAGAGCTCCGAATCCGAGTGA
- the porD gene encoding pyruvate synthase subunit PorD — translation MAESPFKADIERVQKEYSEKMTPGAIAKIPGSSVVNKTGSWRVFMPDFNRDKCVRCYLCYIYCPEPAIYLDEENYPTFDYDYCKGCGICANECPVDAIVMVRESK, via the coding sequence ATGGCCGAGAGTCCGTTTAAGGCCGATATTGAGAGGGTTCAGAAGGAGTATAGCGAAAAGATGACCCCCGGAGCGATAGCCAAGATACCCGGAAGCAGCGTCGTGAACAAGACCGGTTCCTGGCGCGTCTTCATGCCCGACTTCAACAGGGACAAGTGCGTTAGGTGCTACCTCTGCTACATCTACTGCCCGGAGCCGGCAATATACCTCGACGAGGAGAACTACCCGACCTTTGACTACGACTACTGTAAGGGCTGCGGCATCTGCGCGAACGAGTGCCCGGTCGATGCCATAGTGATGGTTAGGGAGAGCAAGTGA
- a CDS encoding DUF2110 family protein encodes MQEVVILEKVYGDRSGFLKLDKKLKALLGDLEVEWKLSAVKKNWVKVSLKGEDEEISANVVREEFGEVPYKLSAVEEGETYRGRFIDLGKVGYGAYVDVGIFTPRPKDALLPLRYLKGVFGETPVRQMIRTFGWVDNLPVEVTVTDVEFGAREVEVAFSDAQLRRIKGWMNDGHDKLFIAGTISENVEKALIKTGHGRDVKRIEELGLMETLLVLKRGTQAPGIIKEIGPHLKGTVIGAVKFRG; translated from the coding sequence ATGCAGGAAGTGGTTATTCTCGAGAAGGTTTACGGTGACAGAAGCGGTTTTCTCAAGCTCGACAAGAAGCTCAAAGCCCTCCTCGGGGACCTTGAGGTGGAGTGGAAGCTCTCCGCCGTGAAGAAGAACTGGGTCAAGGTTTCCCTGAAGGGGGAGGACGAGGAGATAAGCGCCAACGTCGTGCGCGAGGAGTTCGGGGAGGTTCCCTACAAGCTGAGCGCCGTGGAGGAAGGTGAAACCTACCGCGGGCGCTTCATAGACCTCGGTAAGGTTGGCTACGGCGCCTACGTGGACGTAGGGATATTCACGCCCAGGCCAAAGGACGCCCTCCTGCCCCTCCGCTACCTCAAGGGGGTATTTGGGGAGACACCCGTTAGGCAGATGATAAGGACCTTCGGCTGGGTCGATAACCTGCCCGTTGAGGTCACCGTTACGGACGTCGAGTTCGGTGCCAGGGAGGTCGAGGTGGCCTTCAGCGACGCCCAGCTGAGGAGGATAAAGGGCTGGATGAACGATGGCCACGACAAGCTCTTCATCGCGGGAACGATAAGCGAGAACGTGGAAAAAGCGCTTATCAAAACGGGCCACGGCCGGGACGTGAAGCGGATTGAGGAGCTTGGCCTCATGGAGACCCTTCTGGTGCTCAAGAGGGGAACCCAGGCGCCGGGCATAATCAAGGAGATAGGCCCTCACCTCAAGGGGACCGTAATCGGTGCGGTCAAGTTCCGGGGGTAA
- a CDS encoding 3-methyl-2-oxobutanoate dehydrogenase subunit beta — MEIPENVKKRLSIPAEEHFYAGHTACQGCGAALGLRYVLKAYGKKTIFTIPACCSTIIAGAWPYNTLDANLFHTAFATTGAVMGGIEAALKARGFKVKGEDGVMVVGWAGDGGTADIGLQALSGFLERGHDAVYIMYDNEAYMNTGIQRSGSTPYGAWTTNTPGGKKHFLEKRHKKKVIDIVIAHEVPYAATASVAYPEDFIRKLKKARKIPGPSFIQLFAPCPTGWRSPTDKSIEIARLAVQTAYFPLFEYENGKYRINMPSTKKEPKPIEEFLKYQGRFKYMTKEDIEVLQEWVLHEWEKLKKLAEVFG; from the coding sequence ATGGAGATCCCCGAGAACGTTAAGAAGAGGCTGAGCATCCCCGCAGAGGAACACTTCTACGCGGGCCACACCGCCTGCCAGGGCTGTGGGGCCGCCCTTGGACTGCGCTACGTCCTCAAGGCTTATGGGAAGAAGACCATCTTCACCATCCCGGCGTGCTGTTCAACGATAATCGCAGGTGCATGGCCCTACAACACCCTCGACGCCAACCTGTTCCACACCGCCTTCGCCACCACGGGAGCGGTCATGGGAGGTATAGAGGCGGCCCTCAAGGCGAGGGGGTTCAAGGTCAAGGGTGAGGACGGAGTAATGGTCGTCGGATGGGCCGGCGACGGCGGTACAGCCGACATAGGTCTCCAGGCGCTCAGCGGCTTCCTCGAGAGGGGCCACGACGCGGTTTACATAATGTACGACAACGAGGCCTACATGAACACGGGAATCCAGAGGTCCGGTTCAACCCCCTACGGAGCCTGGACCACCAACACCCCCGGTGGAAAGAAGCACTTCCTCGAGAAGAGGCACAAGAAGAAGGTCATAGACATAGTTATAGCCCACGAGGTTCCCTACGCCGCAACGGCGAGCGTGGCGTATCCGGAGGACTTCATAAGGAAGCTCAAGAAGGCCAGGAAGATTCCGGGGCCGAGCTTCATCCAGCTCTTCGCTCCGTGCCCGACGGGCTGGCGCTCACCGACGGACAAGAGCATCGAGATAGCGAGGCTCGCCGTCCAGACCGCCTACTTCCCGCTCTTCGAGTACGAGAACGGAAAGTACAGGATCAACATGCCGTCGACGAAGAAGGAGCCGAAGCCCATCGAGGAGTTCCTCAAGTACCAGGGCAGGTTCAAGTACATGACGAAGGAGGACATCGAGGTTCTCCAGGAGTGGGTCCTCCACGAGTGGGAGAAGCTCAAGAAGCTGGCCGAGGTCTTCGGCTGA
- a CDS encoding 3-methyl-2-oxobutanoate dehydrogenase subunit delta codes for MNTLFGEKKEGATKIVLKSVDEYPEAPVTMGTTLSNFTGDWRTFMPVVNDDKCVKCYICWKFCPEPAIYIREDGYVSIDYDYCKGCGICANECPVDAITMEKEEK; via the coding sequence GTGAACACGTTGTTTGGTGAAAAGAAGGAAGGGGCAACCAAAATCGTCCTCAAATCCGTGGACGAGTATCCGGAGGCCCCCGTAACGATGGGAACGACGCTCTCCAACTTCACGGGCGACTGGAGAACCTTCATGCCGGTCGTCAACGACGACAAGTGCGTTAAGTGCTACATCTGCTGGAAGTTCTGCCCCGAGCCGGCCATATACATCCGCGAGGACGGGTACGTGAGCATTGACTACGATTACTGTAAGGGCTGTGGCATCTGCGCGAACGAGTGCCCGGTCGATGCCATAACAATGGAGAAGGAGGAGAAGTGA
- a CDS encoding pyruvate/ketoisovalerate ferredoxin oxidoreductase subunit gamma, which translates to MIEIRFHGRGGQGAVTAANILASAAFLEGKYVQAFPFFGVERRGAPVTAFTRIDEKPIRIKTQIYEPDIVVVLDPSLLETVDVTAGLKEGGIVIVNTEKSKDEVLASLKKKPAKLALVDATTIALDVLGLPITNTAILGAVAKATGIVTLEHVQKAIKDVFSGSLGEKNAKAAEEAFNKTTIYEL; encoded by the coding sequence ATGATCGAGATTCGTTTTCACGGTAGGGGTGGACAGGGCGCAGTTACTGCCGCCAACATACTGGCCTCAGCCGCTTTCCTTGAGGGCAAGTACGTCCAGGCGTTCCCGTTCTTCGGCGTTGAGAGGCGTGGAGCGCCGGTTACCGCCTTCACCAGGATCGACGAGAAACCTATCAGGATAAAGACCCAGATCTACGAGCCTGACATAGTGGTCGTTCTCGACCCGAGCCTCCTCGAGACGGTTGACGTTACCGCCGGTCTCAAGGAGGGCGGAATCGTTATCGTCAACACGGAGAAGAGCAAGGACGAGGTTCTCGCCAGCCTCAAGAAGAAGCCGGCCAAGCTGGCCCTCGTGGACGCCACCACGATAGCCCTCGACGTCCTCGGACTGCCCATCACCAACACGGCCATCCTCGGTGCGGTTGCAAAGGCCACGGGTATCGTTACCCTCGAGCACGTCCAGAAGGCAATCAAGGACGTCTTCTCAGGAAGCCTCGGCGAGAAGAATGCCAAGGCCGCAGAGGAAGCCTTCAACAAGACCACCATCTACGAGCTCTGA
- the porB gene encoding pyruvate synthase subunit PorB encodes MAVRKPPITTREYWAPGHAACAGCGCAVALKLGTKAFSEAMEEKYGDPNAFAIAQATGCMEVVSAVFPYTAWKAPWVHVAFENAAAAASGVEAAWKKLGRKGKILAIGGDGGTADIGMQALSGMLERWHNVVYLMYDNEAYMNTGIQRSSSTPYGAWTTTSPPGKYSIGEDKPKKWVALIAAAHQIPYVATASVGNPYDYIRKMKKAAKVDGPAFIQVQCTCVPGWRVPPEKSIEVTRLAIETGMWPLFEIENGDFHNIKIQPPGGGAKVKREGGRVVAIEFKKPVEEYLKLQGRFKHLFKRPEAIDQLREQIKATWKVLGVDVTLPKPEE; translated from the coding sequence ATGGCCGTTAGGAAACCCCCCATCACCACTCGCGAGTACTGGGCCCCGGGACACGCCGCCTGCGCCGGTTGTGGCTGTGCCGTTGCCCTCAAGCTCGGTACCAAGGCCTTTAGTGAGGCCATGGAGGAGAAGTACGGAGATCCGAACGCCTTCGCCATAGCCCAGGCGACCGGATGTATGGAGGTCGTCTCAGCCGTCTTCCCGTACACCGCCTGGAAGGCTCCCTGGGTTCACGTGGCCTTCGAGAACGCGGCGGCCGCCGCGAGCGGTGTCGAGGCCGCCTGGAAGAAGCTCGGGAGGAAGGGCAAGATACTGGCGATAGGCGGCGACGGCGGTACCGCCGACATCGGTATGCAGGCCCTGAGCGGTATGCTGGAGCGCTGGCACAACGTGGTTTACCTTATGTACGACAACGAGGCCTACATGAACACGGGAATCCAGAGGTCGAGCTCCACCCCCTACGGAGCCTGGACGACCACTTCTCCGCCCGGCAAGTACTCCATCGGTGAGGACAAGCCCAAGAAGTGGGTGGCCCTCATCGCCGCGGCCCACCAGATACCCTACGTTGCCACCGCCAGCGTCGGCAACCCCTACGATTACATCAGGAAGATGAAGAAGGCCGCCAAGGTGGACGGTCCGGCCTTCATCCAGGTCCAGTGTACCTGTGTTCCGGGCTGGCGCGTTCCGCCCGAGAAGAGCATCGAGGTCACGAGGCTCGCCATCGAGACCGGTATGTGGCCGCTCTTCGAGATAGAGAACGGCGACTTCCACAACATCAAGATACAGCCGCCCGGAGGAGGGGCGAAGGTCAAGCGCGAGGGAGGAAGGGTAGTCGCCATCGAGTTCAAGAAGCCCGTGGAGGAGTACCTCAAGCTCCAGGGCAGGTTCAAGCACCTCTTCAAGAGGCCCGAGGCCATCGACCAGCTCCGCGAGCAGATAAAGGCCACCTGGAAGGTCCTCGGCGTTGACGTCACCCTCCCGAAGCCGGAGGAGTAA
- a CDS encoding acylphosphatase has translation MERVRAHLRIHGRVQGVGFRWSMQREARKLGLSGWVRNLPDGTVEAVIEGDPERVETLIGWAHQGPTSARVTRVEVKWEEPEGLEGFRVTG, from the coding sequence ATGGAGAGGGTTAGGGCCCACCTCAGGATTCACGGGCGCGTTCAGGGGGTTGGCTTCAGGTGGAGCATGCAGAGGGAGGCAAGGAAGCTCGGCTTGAGCGGATGGGTGAGGAACCTGCCCGACGGAACGGTTGAGGCGGTGATCGAGGGCGACCCCGAGAGGGTTGAGACGCTCATCGGCTGGGCGCACCAGGGACCAACGTCCGCCAGGGTAACGAGGGTAGAGGTAAAATGGGAAGAGCCGGAGGGTCTGGAAGGGTTTAGGGTCACGGGGTAG
- the porA gene encoding pyruvate ferredoxin oxidoreductase has protein sequence MAEYKPIRKVVSGNYAAAYAAKHARVQVVAAYPITPQTSIIEKIAEFIANGEVENLQYVPVESEHSAMAACIGASAAGARVFTATAAQGLALMHEMLHWASGARLPIVMVNANRALAPPWSVWDEQTDSLAQRDTGWMQFYAENNQEVYDGVLMAFKVAETVNLPAMVIESAFILSHTYDVVEMIPQELVDEFLPPREPLYDLTDFEKSFSVGALATPADYYEFRYKEQKAMEEAKEVIREVGKEFGERFGRDYSGMIEPYRVEDADFVFMGMGSLMGTVKQAVDILRDEGYRVGALKVRWFRPFPKEELYEFAKEVGGIAVIDRNYSFGMEGILFTEAKGALYNTGARPLMKDYIVGLGGRDFTVNDVRKIAENMKTIMGKGELDVEVDWYHLKR, from the coding sequence ATGGCGGAGTACAAACCCATTAGAAAGGTTGTGAGCGGTAACTACGCCGCCGCCTACGCCGCCAAGCACGCCCGCGTTCAGGTCGTCGCCGCTTACCCGATCACGCCCCAGACGAGCATCATCGAGAAGATAGCCGAGTTCATAGCCAACGGTGAGGTGGAGAACCTCCAGTACGTTCCCGTTGAGAGCGAGCACTCCGCCATGGCCGCCTGTATAGGCGCGAGCGCGGCCGGGGCAAGGGTCTTCACCGCCACCGCCGCCCAGGGCCTGGCTTTAATGCACGAGATGCTCCACTGGGCCAGTGGTGCGAGGCTTCCTATAGTCATGGTCAACGCCAACCGTGCCCTCGCCCCGCCGTGGAGCGTGTGGGACGAGCAGACAGACAGCCTCGCCCAGAGGGACACGGGCTGGATGCAGTTCTACGCCGAGAACAACCAGGAAGTGTACGACGGCGTCCTCATGGCGTTCAAGGTGGCCGAGACCGTCAACCTGCCGGCGATGGTCATTGAGAGCGCCTTCATACTGAGCCACACCTACGACGTCGTTGAGATGATCCCACAGGAGCTCGTCGACGAGTTCCTCCCGCCGAGGGAGCCACTCTACGACTTAACGGACTTCGAGAAGTCCTTCTCGGTGGGCGCGCTCGCAACACCCGCCGACTACTACGAGTTCCGCTACAAGGAGCAGAAGGCCATGGAGGAGGCCAAGGAGGTCATCCGCGAGGTCGGTAAGGAGTTCGGCGAGCGCTTTGGACGGGACTACAGCGGCATGATAGAGCCCTACCGCGTGGAGGATGCGGACTTCGTCTTCATGGGCATGGGCTCGCTCATGGGAACCGTCAAGCAGGCCGTCGACATCCTCCGCGACGAGGGTTACAGGGTCGGCGCCCTCAAGGTGCGCTGGTTCAGGCCCTTCCCGAAGGAGGAGCTCTACGAGTTCGCCAAGGAGGTCGGTGGCATAGCGGTCATAGACAGGAACTACTCCTTTGGTATGGAGGGCATACTCTTCACGGAAGCGAAGGGAGCGCTCTACAACACCGGCGCGAGGCCCCTCATGAAGGACTACATCGTTGGCCTCGGGGGAAGGGACTTCACCGTCAACGACGTCAGGAAGATAGCCGAGAACATGAAGACCATCATGGGTAAGGGAGAGCTCGATGTAGAGGTGGACTGGTACCACCTTAAGAGGTGA
- the tfe gene encoding transcription factor E, with protein sequence MARKKNKELLELAMDMGGEEAVEVIKALEKKKESTDEELAEMTGIRVNTVRKVLYMLYDQGLAEFKRIRDKETGWYYYYWHLETKRLPEIIRAKKMAELKKLREMLEEETSEVYYHCGTPGHPKLTFDEAMEYEFQCPICGRMLMQYDNTAVVEELKRRIEELEIELGLRKKPKKKK encoded by the coding sequence GTGGCGAGAAAGAAGAACAAGGAGCTCCTTGAACTCGCAATGGACATGGGCGGAGAGGAGGCCGTTGAGGTAATCAAGGCCCTCGAAAAGAAAAAGGAGTCCACCGATGAGGAGCTCGCCGAGATGACCGGGATCAGGGTCAACACCGTCAGAAAGGTTCTCTACATGCTCTACGACCAGGGACTGGCAGAGTTCAAACGCATCCGCGACAAGGAAACGGGCTGGTATTACTACTACTGGCACCTCGAGACCAAGCGTCTGCCCGAGATCATAAGGGCAAAGAAGATGGCCGAGCTGAAGAAGCTCAGGGAGATGCTTGAGGAAGAGACGAGCGAGGTCTACTACCACTGCGGCACGCCGGGGCATCCGAAGCTGACCTTCGACGAGGCCATGGAGTACGAGTTCCAGTGTCCCATATGCGGCAGAATGCTCATGCAGTACGACAACACCGCCGTCGTGGAGGAGCTCAAGAGGCGCATAGAGGAGCTCGAGATCGAGCTGGGCCTTCGGAAGAAGCCCAAAAAGAAGAAGTGA
- a CDS encoding regulator of amino acid metabolism, contains ACT domain protein — translation MMFILEAYFKNYPARRKVAEFLFENGLSVKNGKIYLRNVEVPISELARVVGVNRKIVYHTIEYIEKTYPLKLIFEKLNPLPSLIDVAPLMGWEVLEIELDKGEYLKGFSQVLALLSDNNVPVMEVFSRNLREEPTKLYVVIDGTLPVDVFMRIKEMEGFRRLILHTPEKDKERFVCKYCEVKYCPKRVLLERLEATP, via the coding sequence ATGATGTTCATACTGGAGGCCTACTTCAAGAACTACCCGGCCAGAAGGAAGGTGGCGGAGTTTCTCTTCGAGAACGGCCTCAGTGTGAAGAACGGTAAGATATATCTACGGAACGTGGAGGTGCCCATAAGCGAGCTCGCCCGCGTTGTGGGCGTCAACCGGAAGATAGTTTATCATACGATAGAGTACATCGAGAAGACCTATCCCCTCAAGCTAATCTTCGAAAAGCTCAATCCCCTGCCCAGCCTTATCGACGTCGCACCCCTTATGGGATGGGAGGTTCTGGAGATAGAGCTCGATAAGGGGGAGTACCTGAAGGGTTTTTCGCAGGTCCTCGCCCTCCTCTCGGACAACAACGTTCCTGTTATGGAGGTCTTCAGCAGGAACCTCCGCGAGGAGCCCACGAAGCTCTACGTAGTGATAGACGGAACCCTTCCCGTTGACGTCTTCATGCGCATCAAGGAGATGGAGGGGTTCAGGAGGCTCATCCTCCACACACCAGAAAAGGACAAGGAGAGGTTCGTCTGCAAGTACTGTGAGGTCAAGTACTGCCCGAAGAGGGTTCTCCTCGAGAGGCTTGAGGCTACCCCGTGA
- a CDS encoding inorganic phosphate transporter, translating to MDGLTVAVIAVAFYIAWNIGSNDSANAMGTAVGAGILSFRQATLTIAIFVLMGAYLKGYKVMKTVGKGIVPTGYLTMEMAVIALLAAGVWVTIATVKGLPVSTTQAIVGGVIGVGLATHAPVNWFTLGKIAAAWVVSPILSGILAIVLYKFYAWVVSEIKSVSTIEALYKALAILGGSYMAFNFGTNEVANASGPIVGAGFMGPRTAGVIVALSLAIGSLTFSYAVMHTVGKKITALGPISAFAAQFGSAMSVSLANLFGLPVSSSQSIVGGVVGVGLLAGEGVDRSVIRDIIFGWVATLLTAIVISLVIFKAFALVGMV from the coding sequence ATGGACGGGCTTACGGTGGCAGTGATAGCAGTGGCCTTCTACATAGCCTGGAACATAGGCTCCAACGACTCCGCCAACGCCATGGGAACCGCCGTTGGCGCCGGGATACTCAGCTTCCGTCAGGCCACGCTCACCATAGCGATATTCGTGCTCATGGGTGCCTATCTCAAGGGCTACAAGGTCATGAAGACGGTCGGGAAGGGCATAGTCCCCACGGGGTACCTCACGATGGAGATGGCGGTTATAGCGCTCCTCGCGGCCGGCGTCTGGGTCACGATAGCGACGGTGAAGGGTCTCCCGGTCTCCACAACGCAGGCCATTGTCGGGGGCGTTATCGGGGTAGGCCTCGCCACCCACGCGCCCGTGAACTGGTTCACCCTCGGTAAAATCGCCGCGGCGTGGGTCGTCTCGCCCATCCTCTCCGGAATACTCGCCATAGTCCTCTACAAGTTCTACGCGTGGGTCGTCTCCGAAATAAAAAGCGTGTCGACGATTGAGGCCCTCTACAAGGCCCTGGCCATACTCGGTGGCTCGTACATGGCCTTCAACTTCGGAACCAACGAGGTCGCCAACGCCTCCGGACCGATAGTTGGTGCGGGTTTCATGGGGCCCAGAACCGCGGGGGTTATCGTGGCCCTCAGCCTGGCCATCGGCTCCCTCACCTTCAGCTACGCGGTGATGCACACCGTTGGAAAGAAGATAACTGCCCTCGGCCCGATATCGGCCTTCGCGGCCCAGTTCGGCTCGGCGATGTCCGTCAGCCTTGCGAACCTCTTCGGCCTCCCCGTCAGCTCGAGTCAGTCCATAGTCGGTGGCGTCGTTGGGGTCGGCCTCCTCGCCGGTGAGGGAGTCGATAGGTCCGTCATCAGGGACATAATCTTCGGCTGGGTGGCCACGCTCCTAACCGCCATAGTTATCTCGCTCGTTATCTTCAAGGCCTTCGCGCTGGTGGGGATGGTCTAA